TTGTCAGCCTCTCGAGGTTGGGCCTGAAAGTGATCGATCAACAGCTGTTGCATCACCTGGGGCAAGTCTTCGCAGGCCACCCCTTTCTGCACGCACTGGCCCAGTTGGGCATCTTTGCCGACTTTCCCGCCCATATAGATGTCGACTCCCTCGACGGCTTGGCCATCCTTACGGACTTTGGTGCCCATGAGGCCAATATCAGCCACCTGGGGTTGCCCACAGGAGTTAGGACAGCCAGTCCAGTGGATACGCACGGGTTGGGGCACAGCCAGGGCCTGATCCAGGGACTGGGCCAGAGCCAGGGCTCGCTGTTTGGTTTCGATCAGGGCAAAGTTGCAGAAGCGAGAGCCAGTGCAGGATACCAGGGAACGCACTAGGGGAGTCGGTTCCAGGGAGAATTTCTGCAGCACTGGCTCCTGCAGAAACACCGGCAGGCGAGAATCTGGGATGTTGGGCAAAATCAAGTTTTGCTCCACGGTGAGCCGAATCTCGCCATTGCCATAGACTTCAGCTAATCGGGCAATCTCGACCATGTCGTCTGCTTGCAGACGCCCCACTGGCACATGTAAGCCCACATAGTTAAGACCAGGCTGTTTCTGGGGATGGACACCGATATGATCTCGCTTATCCCAGTCGATCTCATCGGTGGCAGCTGCCCTGGCCAAGGGACGACCCATGGCGGCTTCGACGGTGCTGCGGAACCTGTCCAAGCCCCAATCATCGATCAGCCACATCAAGCGAGACTTCTGCCGATTCGCTCGCGGGCCATGATCCCGATACACTTCTAGGATGGCGCGGCACACATCCACCACCGTGTCGTCAGGGGGAACCCAGGCATCCAGGGGAATGGCGGCGGCACAGCGACGGGCGGAGAAAAAGCCTCCCACTAGGACGTTGAAGCCCAGTTGCTCCTCCCGATAAGCAGGAACGAAGGCGATGTCATTAATTTCGGCGTGGACTGAGTTATCCCGCCCGCCCTCAATGGCAATGTTGAATTTACGGGGCAGATTGGTGAAGGCATAATTCCCGTCGCCATTGCCGGTAATCATGTCCTGGACTTTGCGAATTAGCCCCTGGGTGTCAATCAATTCATTGGCGTCTAGACCAGCCACCGGTGAGCCAGTGATGTTGCGGACATTGTCCATGCCAGACTGCACTGAGGTCATGCCGGCATGCTTGAGGCGCTGAAAAATGTCAGGGATATCTTCTAGACGAACGCCCCGGAGCTGCAGGTTTTGTCGAGTGGTAATATCGGCACTACCGTCATCGCCATAGCGTTGCACAATAGTGGCCAACACCCGCAGTCTATGGCTATTCAAAACGCCGTTGGGCATGCGTAACCGTAACATGAATTTCCCAGGGGTAACCGGACGAAAGAAGATGCCCAGCCACTTCAGCCGTTGGGTTAAATCGGTTTCATCTACCGCTTCCCAACCCATTTGGGCCATTTCCTCAAGCTCGTCTTTAACCGCTAGGCCATCCTTTTCGGCCTTATAGCGCTCAAACTTATTGAGTTTAGTGCCAGTCTTTTTTGAGGCTGAAACCACGGGGTTTTCCTCTAAACAACATCAAGATCTATGAAATACACTGTAAAATCCCGAGACGTCATGGCCGTTGCAAGTGACCATTAGGCAACATAGATAGGATTTTGAGCGGGGAGTCATCCCTGGGGAACTCGCTGTGATGAACCATTAGTGGTTATCTTCCTGGGAGACTGTCAGCGCCTCTGTAAGAACGCCAACTTTGCCCGATGTGTGTCATGAAATTGACAAATATCAAGTCGTAACTCTCCCCTAGACGCATGATTCCTGCAGCAGCCAAGGCCCGATTTGAGACTTAAATGACGATTAGATAGCGGCCTAAGTTGTCAACACGATAGGTAAGCCTTAGAAAGTACTTTGTATATCCAACTACGGTTTGCTAAATATTTTGCAATAAACGTATAACGGCGATGCATGTATTGCATGGAGAAGGACGGTGGTAGGCTAGAGCAGACGAATCTAGGAGTCCTGTGTTGTCGCCTGTTTCCGATTCTCAAGGTGCGATGTTCTCCGACCAGCCTGCGGCCATCGCCACGGCTATTGACACCCTGCTGGCCGGAGATTTTCAGGACCGTTGGCAAGTTGCCAAGCAGTTTTCTGAGATTGGAGTCGCTGCCCTGCCGGCTCTGTTGGAACTGATGCAGGATGAAGCCCTAGATTGGGAGGTGCGCTGGTTTGTGACTCGCATTTTGGGTAACTTTGAATCATCGACGGCTATTGAGGCCCTGATTCAGTTACTTCTCCACAGTGACGACGACGACCTGCGGCAAATGGCGGCGGCGGCTCTGGCTCAAATCGGCGTGGCCGCGGTCACTGCATTAGCTCCCTTGTTGCAATATCCGGTTCAGCGCCCCTTGGTGGTGCAGGCCTTGGCCCGTATCCCCCACCGTGCCGTTATCCCGCTACTGATGCAGGTGGTTCGAGATGAGCAAGCCAGCGTACGAGCGACAGCTATGGCAGCCCTGGGCCATTTCTCCCAGCCAGATCTGTTGCCGGTGCTAATGATGGCTCTGGATGACCGTGAGGCTACGGTTCGAGCTGAAGCGGTTCGGGGTCTGGGCCGGTGGTCCGCCACTCAGATGCAGCCAGCCCATATTGCGC
This portion of the Halomicronema hongdechloris C2206 genome encodes:
- a CDS encoding HEAT repeat domain-containing protein yields the protein MLSPVSDSQGAMFSDQPAAIATAIDTLLAGDFQDRWQVAKQFSEIGVAALPALLELMQDEALDWEVRWFVTRILGNFESSTAIEALIQLLLHSDDDDLRQMAAAALAQIGVAAVTALAPLLQYPVQRPLVVQALARIPHRAVIPLLMQVVRDEQASVRATAMAALGHFSQPDLLPVLMMALDDREATVRAEAVRGLGRWSATQMQPAHIARLAQGLTDVDDNVAQLTANTLGRLGTPPAITALITALQGPPPPVHRQVALVRSLMRCLTEGGLSCLMERWTTLALPAQAEIISGLNHLEDRALQEQAAMTLCHYLRVGIVPAPLWPHLILTLGYLRHPDALPLLQQLLQDDDPRVRMHASEALRQLNSQGSSSAPEAP
- a CDS encoding ferredoxin--nitrite reductase, encoding MVSASKKTGTKLNKFERYKAEKDGLAVKDELEEMAQMGWEAVDETDLTQRLKWLGIFFRPVTPGKFMLRLRMPNGVLNSHRLRVLATIVQRYGDDGSADITTRQNLQLRGVRLEDIPDIFQRLKHAGMTSVQSGMDNVRNITGSPVAGLDANELIDTQGLIRKVQDMITGNGDGNYAFTNLPRKFNIAIEGGRDNSVHAEINDIAFVPAYREEQLGFNVLVGGFFSARRCAAAIPLDAWVPPDDTVVDVCRAILEVYRDHGPRANRQKSRLMWLIDDWGLDRFRSTVEAAMGRPLARAAATDEIDWDKRDHIGVHPQKQPGLNYVGLHVPVGRLQADDMVEIARLAEVYGNGEIRLTVEQNLILPNIPDSRLPVFLQEPVLQKFSLEPTPLVRSLVSCTGSRFCNFALIETKQRALALAQSLDQALAVPQPVRIHWTGCPNSCGQPQVADIGLMGTKVRKDGQAVEGVDIYMGGKVGKDAQLGQCVQKGVACEDLPQVMQQLLIDHFQAQPREADNQSQHNGHTVTAL